In Sphingobacterium sp. SRCM116780, the genomic stretch CCAGATTTTCTGTTTTCAAAAATTCGGATCGGAGAAGTGGAATGGGTAGGTAGTGTCGAAATTCATGTCAAATCATCGGATTGGTTATTGCATCAACATCAAGACAATGCGCATTATCATAACGTTATTCTACATGTGGTTTGGGAGCACAATCAAGATATCTTTTATACAGATGGTTCCTGTATTCCTACACTTAGATTAGCAGATTATGTGCCACAAAGATTGCTGTGGCGGTATCAAAATTTAATGAAAAATGCAACTTGGATTCCTTGTGAAAATCAAGTTCAAGACTTGGATAGCTTTAAAACCGAAAGCTGGTTGGATCGTATGACGATTGAGCGAATGGAAGAGAAATCGAAGGTGATTTTAGATTTACTTGATCAATCGAATGGAGATTGGGAGAAAACGTTTTTTATTTGGTTGTTTCGAAGCTTTGGATTTAAAGTCAATGCTGAAGCTTTTCAAGAATTAGGAGCAAGATTACCACTTTTATTGCTAAAAAAATATCGAAAAGATACTCTTAAATTAGAGGCTATAATTTTTGGACAAGCAGGTTTTTTAAACCGTACTTTTGAAGATGCTTATCCTTTGCAGTTACAAAAAGAATATGTATATCTACAGAAAATTTATCTGTTAGAAGACATATCATTGCCTTTGAAATTTCTAAGAATGCGTCCTTATAATTTTCCAACGATTCGCTTAGCACAATTGACAAGTTTAATGCAAGAGGGGGTTCATCTCGAACAGATATTAAATTTGCAACATCCACGTGATTTTCGTCTTATGCTTGATCAGATCCAAGTAGCTCATTACTGGCACACGCATTTTAATTTTGAAAAACAAACTTCTTCACCCCATACTTGTCAATTGAGTAAACGGAGTCAAGATGGTTTGATCATTAATGTGGTTGTTCTATTTACTTTTGCTTATGGTTTGTATTTTAAACAAGAGGCTCGAAAGGAAAAAGCAATTAAATGGTTAGAAGATTTGCCAGGCGAGAAAAATAGCATTACTCAAAAATTTGAAAACATTGGAATACGAACCGTGCATGCCGCACATTCTCAAGCTCTTTTACATATAAAAAGCAGGTACTGCGATCGAAAACAATGTTTGAGTTGTGGAATAGGTGTAGAACTATTGAAACGATAAATTATTGCACTTTCAGTATTTCGGCAATCTCACTATACCCTTTGGATGCTGCAAAATCAGAAGCTGTTTTACCATTTGTTGATTTTAATTCAATTTGAGCGCCATTTTCCAGAAGTGAAACAATTAATTCAATATTTCCCTGTTGAGCAGCCAGATGGAGCGCAGTAATACCTGTGTTTTGTTGCTTGTTTACATTTGCGCCTGCCTCGATCAATAATTTGGTAATAGCTATATTTTTATTAAAAAGAGCAATATGAAGAGGGAAAAGCTGTTCATCATTTTGAGTGGGGATATCTGGATCTGCTTTATTTGCAAGTAATAAACGAACGGTATCTTCTTTATTAAAATGTGTTGCTAAAGCCAGTGCTGAATACCCATGTGTCGATATTTCATTCACGACTTTAGGCATTTGTTTGATCATCTCTTCTATGTAATTTATTAAACCAGTGGCAACTGCCTCATGAATATTTAATCCTTGGTTATGCTGTAGGAGTACCCGAATAATTTGCGGTTTATGAAAATAGCAGGCTAATAATAACGGAGAAATACCGTGGCTAGTTCTTTCTAATATTAAATCAGGATTACCGGTTAAAAGTAAATCTAAATCTCTGCTATTTCCTGATTCGATATATTCTTCTAATATACTTAAGCTCATTTTAGTTTTATTCGATCGTAATGTGGACTAAAATAGAAAAAATATACGAAGAGGATCAATAAAATGATAAATAAATTTCTTTAAAGTAATTTTCAGCTAATTCGGTTTATATGTTATTTAAACGATGACTTATAGACTATTTTTATCAATATTTGTAACAAAAATATAGCGCATACAGGGTTTTTGTAGTCGTTTGTTTACAGGTTTACTTATTGGTTACAAATTTGTTTTTAAATATTGTTTGGAATTGTACATTTGTAATGCCCCTCCCAAAGGGCATGTTTTTCATAGGTAGATGTAGGCTCGAATATTTCTTATTCGAGCCTTTTTTATAGCTTTGTTTTTTAAATGAAATTATGGCTAGAAAAATTGTAGTGGCAATAACTGGGGCAAGTGGTTCCATATATGCAAAGGTTCTACTGAATCGACTGATAGAATTAAAAGATCAGATCAGTGAAGTTGGTATCGTGATGTCTGATAATGCCAAGGATGTGTGGCAAGAAGAGTTGCAAAATCAGGCTTATAATAATTTCCCTTTTCAATTTTATAGTAAGAATGATTTTTTTGCTCCATTTGCGTCTGGGTCTGCTCGCTATGATACGATGATTATTTGTCCGTGTTCTATGGGTACGCTAGCGCGTATTGCGCATGGTATTTCTTCGGATTTAACAACTCGGGCAGCAGATGTGATCTTGAAAGAAAGAAGGAAATTAATTCTTGTGACAAGAGAAACGCCTTTAAGTCTTGTGCATATACAAAATATGAAGCTCATTACAGAGGCTGGGGGGATTATATGTCCTGCATCTCCATCATTTTATAGTTTGCCAAAGACTTTTGATGAGCTGGCTGGAACGGTTGTCGATCGTGTATTAAGTTTAGCAGGTTTTGATTTTGATCATTATCAATGGGGCAAAGAATGAACAATACAGACATGAATATTTTCTAAAATTCAATAAAGAATCGATACTATTTTGTAACTTTGTTTTTTGAAATGAAGCAGTCTAAAGCTACACGTGTTAAAAATTGCCCTTCCTCTAATATTCAAAGAGAAAACTTGTTATTTTTATGGAATGCCTGTAAAGGAAAGATGACGTTATGCCCTAAAATTGCAACTCATTATTACTATTCAAATCCCATAATTTCAACTTCTTAAGCATATGAAAAGCGTATTAATTACTTCAGTAAAAGTGGTTTTGCCAGGAAATGAATTTGACCAACAGGTGGTTGATGTATTCATTGAAAAAGGAAAAATTTCAAAAATTGCAAAATCCATTGAAGTCGCTGATAAAAACATAGAAATAGTAGACGGTTCCGGAAATATTCTTTCTGGCGGTTTTTTTGATTTAAATGCCAATTTTGGCGAACCTGGATTAGAAACGAAAGAAGATATTGCTTCGGGATCAGCAACAGCAGCAGCGGGCGGTTATACTGCAGTAGCGGTTATGCCCAATACGGAGCCAGCTATTCAAAGTCGTGCAGAAGTAGCGTTAATTGTGAATACAGCAAAAGGCAATTTGGTTGATGTTTTACCTATTGGTGCTGTGAGCAAAAAACGAGAGGGTAGTGATATGGCAGAGTTGTATGATATGAAACAGACGGGTGCTATTGCTTTTAGTGATGGCAATCGAAGTATTCAGCAGGCTGGACTGATGAGCCGAGCTTTATTGTATGCGCGAGGATTTGGAGGTTTGATCATAGCTCATGCTGAAGATGCTTCCATGGCAGGTGGAAATAAAATGAATGAAGGAATTATGAGTACTTATTTGGGTATGAAGGGTATTCCCAATCTAGCAGAATCTTTGATGGTTTCTCGCGATTTGTACCTCGCTGAATATACAGAAGCTCCTATTCACTTTACTTCCATTAGTACGGTAGAGGCTGTTGACTTAATTAAAAAAGCGAAGTCAAAAGGAATTCGTGTGACTTGTGACGTAGCCGCGCATCAATTGGTATTTACAGATGATGATGTAGTTGGATTTGATAGCAATTATAAAGTAAATCCACCATTGCGTACCAAAAATGATGCAAAAGCGTTAATAAAAGGATTAAAAGATGGCGTG encodes the following:
- a CDS encoding DUF2851 family protein produces the protein MAIPEDLLHFIWKLRLFQTDQLLTVEGKQITVLNVGEHNRNAGPDFLFSKIRIGEVEWVGSVEIHVKSSDWLLHQHQDNAHYHNVILHVVWEHNQDIFYTDGSCIPTLRLADYVPQRLLWRYQNLMKNATWIPCENQVQDLDSFKTESWLDRMTIERMEEKSKVILDLLDQSNGDWEKTFFIWLFRSFGFKVNAEAFQELGARLPLLLLKKYRKDTLKLEAIIFGQAGFLNRTFEDAYPLQLQKEYVYLQKIYLLEDISLPLKFLRMRPYNFPTIRLAQLTSLMQEGVHLEQILNLQHPRDFRLMLDQIQVAHYWHTHFNFEKQTSSPHTCQLSKRSQDGLIINVVVLFTFAYGLYFKQEARKEKAIKWLEDLPGEKNSITQKFENIGIRTVHAAHSQALLHIKSRYCDRKQCLSCGIGVELLKR
- a CDS encoding ankyrin repeat domain-containing protein gives rise to the protein MSLSILEEYIESGNSRDLDLLLTGNPDLILERTSHGISPLLLACYFHKPQIIRVLLQHNQGLNIHEAVATGLINYIEEMIKQMPKVVNEISTHGYSALALATHFNKEDTVRLLLANKADPDIPTQNDEQLFPLHIALFNKNIAITKLLIEAGANVNKQQNTGITALHLAAQQGNIELIVSLLENGAQIELKSTNGKTASDFAASKGYSEIAEILKVQ
- a CDS encoding UbiX family flavin prenyltransferase, translating into MARKIVVAITGASGSIYAKVLLNRLIELKDQISEVGIVMSDNAKDVWQEELQNQAYNNFPFQFYSKNDFFAPFASGSARYDTMIICPCSMGTLARIAHGISSDLTTRAADVILKERRKLILVTRETPLSLVHIQNMKLITEAGGIICPASPSFYSLPKTFDELAGTVVDRVLSLAGFDFDHYQWGKE
- a CDS encoding dihydroorotase; the protein is MKSVLITSVKVVLPGNEFDQQVVDVFIEKGKISKIAKSIEVADKNIEIVDGSGNILSGGFFDLNANFGEPGLETKEDIASGSATAAAGGYTAVAVMPNTEPAIQSRAEVALIVNTAKGNLVDVLPIGAVSKKREGSDMAELYDMKQTGAIAFSDGNRSIQQAGLMSRALLYARGFGGLIIAHAEDASMAGGNKMNEGIMSTYLGMKGIPNLAESLMVSRDLYLAEYTEAPIHFTSISTVEAVDLIKKAKSKGIRVTCDVAAHQLVFTDDDVVGFDSNYKVNPPLRTKNDAKALIKGLKDGVIDAVVSQHTPHEIEFKDVEFHIAKNGIIGLQTVLPLLIKAGLNETQIVEKLVVNPRQIVGLQVPKIEEGELANLVVFNLAETWRFDQQSNKSKSRNSPLFGEELKGKVKLVINNGQIIKN